The genomic interval TGTTCCGTTAACAGGACAGTTACCAAAGGAGAAAAAACTTCCTGCGCAAGTAAAGAATCCTTCCATTAAAAGCCTCACCAAATCAATGTCCAGTTGTGAAACTCAACCTCTGTTAACAAATTCCATTATAAGTGCCCAGGCTATAAATCGGTCTGGCGCTATTACAATTGAAAGTCACAAATTATtagataatgataatgattgCGATTCACATTCGGCAGGAACACTGCCTTTTGGTCTTGTTCTGCAAGGAAGTCTACAATCAGATAGATCGTCAACTCCACCTCAACTACCATATAATGAAAACTTGGGTAAAAACCACTAATATGTATACCATATAAAGTTATTCTAACATGACAATTATTAATTCATTTCTTAGGAGCTTCAGTCACAACCACTGATCTGGAACTCAACAATTCCCATGACTTGGTGGCTTATCCAAACGATAAAAAAATAGCATGCCCCCATAAAGGATGTCATAAAAATTTCAGAGACTCGTCTGCAATGCGCAAACATTTACATACGCATGGTCCTCGTGTGCATGTTTGTGCAGAGTGCGGAAAAGCTTTTGTAGAAAGTTCTAAGCTAAAAAGACACCAGCTCGTTCACACCGGAGAAAAACCATTTCAGTGTACTTTTGAAGGATGTGGAAAACGTTTTTCCCTTGATTTTAACTTAAGGTTATTAGTCCCAGGAAgattttaaacaatttaactATGATAATATcaaaacatatttttaatttttaggaCACACGTAAGAATACACACCGGAGACAGGCCATTTGTTTGCCCCTTTGATTCCTGCAATAAAAAATTTGCTCAGTCCACAAATTTAAAATCACACATATTAACTCATGCAAAAGCAAAGTAAGTGCTTTcttaaatttcaaaattaatttaaataaaaatggggGAAATATACATCTAACtatattgttattttttaggAGGAACACAGGTACTATGCGCCACAGTACTTGTTCGAACAACGATTCAAACAGTCCTAGTGATGAAAGAAATTCAACAAATTATATTAAGGTAGAACTGCGAGATAATGTTTCAGAAAACAATGTTCCCTTTGTAGTGTATGCAGACTGACAagtttgtatatttttaaatggtatgaatagaatatatgtattgtaaGATTATGTTTATAATATAGTATGTAAGAATCTTTCCCAAACATACATGGatgaaaataaaagtaaaatgcTTCTCAACAAAATTTTCTCTAGACAACCTTAAGAaaggtaaaaaaaataataattgtaTACAAATCTATTAAAAATGTAGCTGGCTTAATATAGAAAGCTTCTAGTAACTCGATTGGGAAAGTGGGAAGATGGCATGCTCATTTGCCAAAAGGGGACTAACGCGTTCGAATAATTTGAGTtttgtttcagttttcagtgCAAGACTTAGCAAgataaaaagaaaacgagTATTGGAAAAGATTTTCCCGTGGCCATGGTTCGGTTGTGGCCAACCCTAACTAAATTTTCACAGAAAGATGATGTATCAAATCTGACAATTGCGCCTGTATTTCGCCGGTAGGCGTTGGTTTGTAATGGCAGTGTTTGGCGGAAATCCCCAATGTTCGGTTAAGTGCTTCTAATGCACGTTTATGATTTTTGATGCTGACAAAACTATGCCCATTGCGGAGTTTTTTGCAATATTACATATAGGTTCCAGAATATTTTGAAGATTTAACGGTAATTTTTAGTGCTAAATAAGCCGTACGGTATCCTTCTAACAATGTGACTGCTTTTCCAGAAGAAGCAACTGAAACAGCAATATAGGATCTCGGACGAGCAGTGGCTAAAACCATTGACATGaatttcttaccaattccacCAGGGGCATCCAGGAAATATAAACCACCATTTCCATCATCAATTGCTTTCATTAATGTATCATAATGTTGAGGATTCAACAGGGGGGATTCAACATTTTCTTGAACAGCAAAATTCCATTCCTCCCCGTTCCAATTCCATGATTTGGCGCTGGCATTCCTAACCTGTGTAATAAACTATCGCACACGAGGTTACACTTGTCTTTGATCAATATTAAAGCTTGATTATGTATCTCTTCATTAATTTCAAGATCGGGATTTCTGGAAATCAAATGCCAGAGGTTAGATGGGTTCAATGGAGAGCATGTCGAGCGTCAGTTTTTTGTTCTTCAGTAGTTTCTTTCCGTATATTTCGTATCCTTCTTGAattaaaaaatgcattaaaaacaatacaaattacttacacaattaaaaaattcaaaacaaaaaaaaacaggtaTATTTATGAGTTCATGTTTTGAAAAACGCAGCCAAGCCGCTGcgattaatttttatattcagccaggctccgtttttcatttacttttgcggattacgttattagccaaaacgtttcgttttaaggttgtccagttttcacatattttgcTGTGTGCACCAAAaggaaaattgttgttgccttgGCCAATTTTTTTCGAGCCAAATTTAGGGTTATTTAtttagaaagaaagaaaaggttAAATTTGCCTTATATAGGTGTCAAGTTGATGtcaatgcatcaataagtcatctatttttttcccttttgcacttaaggttcgtttcgttgtataaaaagccgtttacttttcatttcgtcaacgaaaaagcttttattttgaaaacgaataaatcttgcggaatgcgAAAACAGAAGCCCCAATTTATGcgtattcaaaagtaaatcggaaaacttttgtgaatgtgaataaCGATGCCTGGCTgattatatatagatataccTGCAGTAGTTTCATATCATATATTCTCATGTTTCATATGATTCAAAAGTGGCAATACCcgaaaattttaaattttaatcgattttattccatttaacACGGTTCAAAATAACACAACGCAAATAGATAAAAACACACAGCTCTCAAACAAACAGCTCTaacgaaaacaagaaagagaATATGTAGTATGTAATATGTAAAGAgaatatgaatatacatacatatgtacatacatacatatttgtttctttttccttttttgcgtATGTTTCTTGACAGTgtcaaaaattgtttttgttattttttaagttacctatttatagttttgttattcttttttcactaactactttataattaatccctgaatggttatgaattaaaaaaatttgataaatttgaaCCAAATGCCATTATTTTCTTATCCAAAgtcaaaaaatttaatttattttcagtgtgtaaagagtttcttgacatACTGTATATATGTAACAGCATTTTCTGGTCAGATCAATTGTAGATAGAACAAATTTAGGGGAATTCCCTTTGTTGTGGAAATTTAAGGGGACTACATTTTTGCAATAGAAATGTTGGTTTTGTGAACTGTCAATGCAATCAGACGCGTTTGGTAAAGACATTTTTTATAcgcaaatttgtttttttttgtgaaacaTGGATCAAATTCCTTTCCTTTAAGGCTTCCTACATTCCTACATTGGGACCGATTGTGACcctaataaatttatttttaaattttctccACTTTTTCTCTCCAGCGCATACTGCAAATTTTTATGATCTTCAGAAACAGTTTGCCTCATGGCTATTTCTTTCTATTCTCCCTGAAAGGTTGGCTTGTTGTAGCCGTCTACGGATCGTTGGAGCACTATCTTCTAGTCCAGTTTCTGCTCCGATAGCGTCTGACGACTTAAACGGGTTCACATTCCTCAAAGagaagtatgtacatatgtatgtacatatgtagtgGTGAAGTGTTATGATTGTTTACTGTGGCCTTACGCAATTTTCTTGACTAggttttcatttttaaagcattttacaaaattatgagatattttcatttatttggtAATGGCTAGAATAGATTGGCCTTTTTTTCAGACTAAGAGCCATTCGGGCTTATCCCTCTGTACAATAAGACTTTCGGCACATTCTTGTaagaaaacatttatttaattatattttgacTTTagctaaatgaaatgaatgttAAATGGCCAAAATGCCAAGAATTTTCAAATTATTCACTTgatattgaaaaatgaaacaatttCGATTAAATCTCTGATATTCGTCACGGAACTGCAAAAAAttgacaaacaaaatataccaCAGAAAATGTTGTTTTAAAGTACGATAAATGTGATtattataaacaaatatttttatacccgatactcaaaatgagtataggggtatataacatttgtggtgaaagtggatgtgtgtaacgtccagaaggaaaaacccagaatcgtagagaattgctatatcttctagactgcagaatctgaaccagatcgcatcattattatagccagaatcaagaaaacaatttcattctctctcgctctatctctctctaacacacaggttttaTGGTCGGCTTTTCCAATTGCAAAAAGTGAGTACCCAGATCTCAGatactataagagctagagcaaccaaatttgtgatccatttatttatttattaaattaacaattatctgttaataatggtacttagttactaaaggcggaaaaagataagttcaaagttagctaaatttaaatgattataaatattgcatgcaattagtttaagagacagttcaggggatagggtttgacagagggagttataattatggcataaaaccctaaaaggttcatgatcagcataattagacctacatatgggtagacggataggcctaaaagtacgggtaggtctagatggaacggccaagtcaatctgacccaagagagtttgggagtcaacagtcccaagaaggagcttgtgcacgaacattacgccattgcatattctgcgatggtgcaacgacggcaggtcaataagatttagcctagaccggtagggtggcaagattctacctgagtcccagttaaagttccgaagggcaaaaattaaaaattgctttcgcacggattcaataacagcctgctgctctttatactgcgggctgcacacacaagaacaatactccaatataggacgtactaacgagatatacagttgtttcgtaacgtacgggtcttcaaactccttggaccaacgcttgatgaacgctaaaacacccttagctttatttactgttgcagctatatggctgttaggacacatcttatgatcaaaaaagACTCGGaagtcatttgaactcgaaattcgctcgaggacatgatttcctagaacatatgagaCAAAATGTTGAGCGCCACGGTAAAAtctcataagtttgcatttagAAAGgctcagaaaaagaagattagttgaacaccaatGCACCACACAATGTAGCTCACTaagatcaagttgaaggcgtgtgtgcaaataccaatcagagtaaggcAGAAAGATTTTAACATCagcagcatacattagtgtagtagagtatgttataacttgaggaaggtcattcacaaataaaataaacagaagcgggcccagatgacttccctgtggcacacctgaagtaacattaacagtatttgacaacacgttagaaaacaaaacatgttgagtacggttagagagagaggacaaaatccaatttagaagattcgttgggaaccctaataaagagagcttgtgaataagcagagcatggttcacagaatcgaatgccttgctgaagtccgtaaaaactacatccgtctgcaaaccaatttgaaaatttgatatactcctgtgatatcggaccttgacaagtttctttcaaaattttgccaacCGCTCCCGCAAAAAACGAAATTTTGTgacatccacaattttaaagattcgagaaaactaaaatcatagataatgaccatatctatcagattgctgagtctagatcagatcagataatttgtatagccaaaaggaacaaatcaatttgcagttaCTAAGTAGCGCCGACGACACACatttagtttttatacccgatactcaaaatgagtattggggtatattagatttgtggtaaaagtggatgtgtgtaacgtccagaaggaatcgtttccgaccccataaagtatatacatatattcttgatcagcatcaatagccgagtcgattgagccatgtctgtctgtccgtctgtccgtccgtccgtccgtctgtccgtccccttaagcgcctagtgctcaaagactataagagctagagcaacgatgttttggatccatacttctgtgatatgtcactgctacaagaatatttcaaaactttgccccgcccactttcgcccccacaaagggcgaaaatctgttgcatccacaatattgcagattcgagaaaaataaaaacgcagaatcatagagaatgaccataacTATCcagttgctgaatttggatcagatcggataatttttatagccgagaagaaaaaaaacaatattcaGTGGCCACGCAGCGCCCGACAACACGCTCAGAATAATTTTCTGTATCTtccgcacgcactctttgtcgtgtcgtttaatattagcggcgtctgccgaagaagagccatactgactaagtatcgggtttATATGATCTACATGAATGAATTAACTTTTTTGACTATTTTATTTCGAATTATGTAAGGTAAAGAATGTTTGAGGTTGATTGACAATGCTTAAAACTTAGCAACAGCCGCATAAATTAATGTAAATTTTGATTATCTGTGACAAGAATTGACAAGTAGTCATATTTACAATTTAAAGAGAAATttcttaatttattattttttcctgTCCCAAGCGGTTATCAATTTTTGAAAGATCAGGGTGATCTGTTGTCCCTTTTACAGGATACACAAGTTTTTTAAGTTGAGTTGCCATAGGAATGTTAGTTTTGGTTGATATAATATCTGTGAAAAGAGTAGAACGGATTACAGATTAATTTCTGATGTATTCTAATAACCTTAGCCTTAAACTTAATCTTAAATTACATTAATTAAGTATGTAAACATCGAATAGCTTTGCCATTTACCAATCGATAGATTTCAACATAGATGTTTTCGAAACttcaatttattaaaattttagcCATGTAAAGCTATCACAAGAAAAGAACCCGCTGAAATAGTGAAGCTCTACATCGAAAATAGTCGTTAAATTGTTCTAATTCAACGCTTATATCGCAAAAGTATTGCGGCAAACATGGACTGACAAAACTATTCGTCGTTTGGCGTCGAATTTGTTTGATCGTCAACGACCAAGACGTTCCAATGAACTTGTTGAAGCAGTGAGGAAGTGCGTTGCCCACGACCGTATTTTGAAGGTtgatatacatttttttccgTATAAAGGGCAATtaacacaacaaattttgatGAAAGATCATCCACGTCATGTGGAATACGGCTAAATATTCCAAACAGGTCAACGAAAATTCCCAGCACGTCTGTTAAAAAGAGGCGATATTTACTAGCCACTCAGAACGCTTGATTAAATGGATTCCGACTccgaatcgtttccgaccccataaagtatatatatcagcatcaatagtcgagtccattgagccctgtctgtctgtccgtttgtccgtccctatgagcgcctagttctcaaagactaagagctagagcaacgaaatgtTATGTATAAATGGGTATAAATTTAGAGTTGCAGTCGCCGGCAATGTTAACATACTGTACTGAAAGATGGCACACCTTGTAAAtagaacataaaaaaaaaccataaaattaAACCGGTTATTTAAATACCTGTTTCAGCATAAAACTTCTTAGTCCGATTTGTACTGGGTTCATAGTCCATATTTTTTTGACGGGTTGACCGAAAGTAATTTTGAAGTATATTTACATTATACGTTTCTTTGGCTATGTCTGAGTTATCCGAGCCCttcataaaacaaaaatgattAATACATAGCTATAAAATAGTATGAAGTATTTTTAGATAACGAagtaaacaaaagcaaaataaaaggaaCAATTTATagtgtatatattttagtgTAATgcacctacatacatatatacatatgtacatttgtatatatgtataagcaTACCACTGTGAACATTGTTACCTTTTCGTCATTTTCCACACTGGCGATATTGGTGtttttttcaatatattttgaGTTTTTAATATCCCCTATTCCTGAGCTATTGATTCGCTGAAAATCAGGTATCAGATGAGCCGGTGGTAGCTTTAAGGTATCTGTGTCCGGAATCCTCCAAACTTTAAGATCATCATTCCAAAATGAATTTTCTAAAATAACGGTGGGACACCTagtagaaaattaatttatgtgtTAGTTGTATACCAAAAATGTGGATTGTTACCAATTTTTTCCGTTTCTTCGAAGAATAGGTTGAACTTTACTAAATAGTTGTTGAAAAAATTTTATATTACGTCCGAGATTTCGAATTTCATCTAAATAGTCCTCTCGATCTAGTTGAAACTCGGAGTTTAAATCAGCAACTTCTCTTTCaagcattttaattttttgtctGCAGATTCTAATATGctcattttttatgtttatttccTGTGTAATACTGGCATAATGACCTTGTAAAAGGTCTCG from Drosophila pseudoobscura strain MV-25-SWS-2005 chromosome 5, UCI_Dpse_MV25, whole genome shotgun sequence carries:
- the pho gene encoding polycomb protein PHO, translated to MDTNFVDMAYERYGILVQNEQYDEDLTKPDDIQKININNAVFIPDGISSSSQINAQRNKMFDSFLQSETQFSENIMNTSMHGKQLLKASENVCPSKIKKNAKHYLTNFEMAENSDCSEQHEISKALVNCLQNNVREIKESDIGNRITETSETIGLISSGKSRRWEQKLVQIKTMEGEFSVTMWASGTSDDEYSGSEQNIGETDFMKEKDNSSDGAMVISQSHETELDFGHEESMLRQQLLFHQELQMQRQLNAVPLTGQLPKEKKLPAQVKNPSIKSLTKSMSSCETQPLLTNSIISAQAINRSGAITIESHKLLDNDNDCDSHSAGTLPFGLVLQGSLQSDRSSTPPQLPYNENLGASVTTTDLELNNSHDLVAYPNDKKIACPHKGCHKNFRDSSAMRKHLHTHGPRVHVCAECGKAFVESSKLKRHQLVHTGEKPFQCTFEGCGKRFSLDFNLRTHVRIHTGDRPFVCPFDSCNKKFAQSTNLKSHILTHAKAKRNTGTMRHSTCSNNDSNSPSDERNSTNYIKVELRDNVSENNVPFVVYAD